In Zingiber officinale cultivar Zhangliang chromosome 6A, Zo_v1.1, whole genome shotgun sequence, a single genomic region encodes these proteins:
- the LOC121995787 gene encoding protein NETWORKED 2A-like, giving the protein MLQRAASNACTWWWASQIRTRQSKWLDNDLQEMEEKVQFMMKLIDVDADSFGRKAELYFKRRPELLNYVDEIYKAYKALADRYDRISAELHKANHTLASAFPDQIQFDMEDDYDEDGSSLKAITSIDPSKLRRPDELTQLGLMNINKDDYHSRRILRHKRITSQISKEKAQEEIERLQKEILVLQTEKEFVRSSYQTSLRRYFEIEKDITEMQDDVCSLQDTFNASAIIEDDEARALMAATAMKSCEDSLTNIQEQQKCSTEEVKIESERIKDAQRQLMALKGESGKPEMEITQTSDENVHTDSTNEKEDDLGVLKEEKIELQMMSQKVKEHFQMSSESSVVELAEKIDELVDKVISLELTVSTQNAQIERLRSETDDFHGHLRSLEEDKIALVDTSNSLTKKLKKAEDELQRVQHLEKCISDDKGLLQKQFIEACNNLNSLSEKLLSPIPLELQSGGSFKENSAVRATEDPTGKKAFDPSTNESYKLQDDIQQSEVAQTKSFKTEKDLMDILPTQVEEPDDISDLQNLLNGLEGGDKVLLTKCTSIISNYTETNKKLVDIERKNQEYHLETMAQVKELKDANAMKDEEIQLLKEILSSLQDNLRANTPRNMEKSRYEVVESPNKSSAAFDSSETKSPLTENDILLGSANEPQTSAIQSKFRADIDTLLEENLDFWLRFCTSYHQIQKFQKIFKELKVDAEKLIEIKSLDHKDATVASIRNAQARELSPVDKKLRELNTEIQVWLEKNALLNGELKCRFASLCSIQDEITKVSKENDNKEERFTLYQAAKFQGELLNMQLEHNKVAKELQAGFDYVRGLQVDVSWTLAKLNKNYEITATKGNHNQLRTLSSKARIPLRTFLFGAKPKKPSLFACMSPAMHKHYHHHHMRPNMPS; this is encoded by the exons ATGCTGCAGAGAGCGGCGAGCAATGCCTGCACTTGGTGGTGGGCAAGTCAGATTAGAACTAGGCAGTCGAAATGGCTCGACAACGATCTCCAAG AAATGGAGGAAAAGGTACAATTCATGATGAAGCTAATAGATGTGGATGCAGATTCCTTTGGAAGAAAGGCAGAATTGTACTTTAAGAGAAGACCAGAGCTGCTGAACTATGTCGATGAGATATACAAAGCTTACAAAGCCTTGGCTGATAGGTATGACAGAATCTCAGCAGAATTGCACAAGGCCAACCACACTCTTGCCTCCGCTTTTCCTGATCAGATCCAATTCGATATGGAAGATGACTACGATGAGGATGGTAGCTCTCTAAAGGCTATCACTTCAATTGATCCAAGTAAACTTCGTAGACCAGATGAACTTACACAGCTTGGCTTAATGAACATCAATAAAGACGATTACCATTCACGAAGAATACTACGCCATAAGAGGATAACTTCTCAAATTAGCAAAGAAAAGGCACAGGAAGAGATAGAAAGGCttcagaaggaaatcctagtgctTCAAACTGAGAAGGAATTTGTTAGGAGCTCTTACCAAACTTCATTAAGACGATATTTTGAGATTGAAAAGGACATAACAGAAATGCAAGATGATGTCTGTAGCTTGCAGGATACTTTCAATGCTAGTGCAATcattgaagatgatgaagctcGTGCTTTGATGGCAGCAACAGCCATGAAATCGTGCGAGGATAGCCTCACAAATATACAAGAACAACAAAAGTGTAGCACCGAAGAGGTGAAAATTGAATCAGAAAGAATCAAAGATGCTCAGCGACAGCTAATGGCTCTAAAGGGTGAGTCTGGTAAACCAGAGATGGAGATTACACAGACATCTGATGAGAATGTACATACAGATTCAACAAATGAAAAAGAAGATGATCTCGGTGTATTGAAAGAAGAAAAGATTGAATTACAAATGATGAGCCAGAAAGTGAAGGAACACTTTCAGATGAGCTCAGAATCATCTGTTGTTGAGTTGGCAGAAAAaattgatgaacttgtggatAAGGTGATAAGTTTAGAACTCACTGTTTCAACTCAGAATGCACAGATTGAGAGATTGAGGTCGGAGACTGATGATTTTCATGGGCATCTAAGAAGCTTGGAAGAAGACAAGATAGCCCTGGTTGATACTTCCAATAGTTTAACCAAGAAGTTAAAGAAGGCAGAAGATGAATTGCAAAGGGTTCAGCATCTTGAGAAATGTATATCTGATGATAAAGGCCTTCTTCAGAAACAATTTATAGAAGCCTGCAATAATCTTAATAGTCTTTCTGAGAAATTGCTGTCGCCTATACCTCTAGAACTTCAGAGTGGAGGAAGTTTCAAAGAAAACAGCGCCGTGAGGGCAACTGAGGATCCTACTGGAAAGAAAGCCTTTGATCCCAGCACTAATGAATCATACAAGTTGCAGGATGATATACAACAAAGTGAAGTTGCACaaacaaaatcatttaaaacagAGAAGGATCTCATGGATATACTTCCAACACAAGTTGAAGAGCCAGATGACATTTCAGATTTGCAAAACTTACTCAATGGATTAGAAGGCGGAGACAAAGTACTACTGACCAAGTGCACGTCTATAATCAGCAATTACACAGAAACAAATAAAAAACTTGTAGATATTGAGAGGAAAAACCAAGAGTACCATTTAGAAACAATGGCACAGGTAAAAGAATTAAAAGATGCCAATGCCATGAAAGACGAGGAAATTCAACTTCTCAAGGAGATACTGAGTTCGTTACAGGATAATTTAAGGGCAAATACACCAAGAAACATGGAGAAGTCAAGATATGAAGTTGTTGAAAGCCCAAACAAATCAAGTGCAGCATTTGATTCTTCAGAAACTAAAAGCCCTCTTACAGAAAATGATATCCTACTAGGCTCTGCCAATGAACCACAAACTTCAGCGATTCAAAGCAAGTTCAGAGCAGATATTGATACCCTACTCGAAGAGAACTTGGACTTCTGGTTAAGATTTTGCACATCATATCATCAAattcaaaaatttcagaaaatatttAAAGAACTTAAAGTTGATGCTGAGAAGTTGATTGAAATAAAAAGTTTGGATCATAAGGATGCCACAGTAGCTTCTATCAGGAATGCCCAGGCTCGGGAATTGTCTCCAGTTGACAAAAAACTCCGAGAGTTGAACACTGAAATTCAAGTGTGGTTGGAAAAGAATGCACTCCTTAATGGTGAACTTAAATGTAGATTTGCATCTCTTTGCAGCATCCAAGATGAGATAACGAAAGTGTCAAAAGAAAATGACAACAAAGAAGAACGGTTTACTCTGTACCAGGCGGCCAAGTTTCAGGGAGAGCTACTGAACATGCAGCTAGAGCACAACAAGGTGGCAAAAGAATTGCAAGCCGGTTTTGACTACGTGAGGGGACTTCAGGTGGATGTCAGTTGGACATTGGCAAAGCTTAACAAGAACTACGAAATAACTGCAACAAAAGGCAATCACAACCAGTTAAGGACCCTCTCCTCCAAGGCCAGGATACCACTGAGAACGTTTCTGTTTGGTGCAAAGCCTAAGAAGCCTTCACTTTTTGCATGCATGAGTCCTGCAATGCATAAGCACTACCATCATCATCATATGAGACCAAATATGCCTAGCTGA